Proteins from a single region of Takifugu rubripes chromosome 4, fTakRub1.2, whole genome shotgun sequence:
- the chst3a gene encoding carbohydrate sulfotransferase 3a: MKTKYAIVFICIVGLVIIEKESNILSRVSDKLIQRQTPQQTPQTLLDCSNAPQNGSLTLLQMLLSKLATSTGNTLILSEDQEEGDIKDLGGSNYSGGRKHILLLATTRTGSSFVGEFFNQHGENMFYLFEPLWHVERMLTMATETNNGTVLAGIYRDVLQGLFLCDFSPLEKFISPPPVDHVTPSLFRRESSVSLCEEPVCTPAIKDVFERYHCKNRQCGPLNLTRASESCLSKQHHAIKTVRVRQLETLQPLVEDPRLDVRVIQLVRDPRAVLASRMVAFSSKYQTWKAWAQDGQVPEDDEEVKRLKGNCDNIRMSAEAGLSRPRWLRNRYMLVRYEDIARYPMQKAEEMYRFTGIPFSPQAREWILKNTQTTQGASGIYSTQKNSSEQAEKWRFSIPLTLAQVVQRVCGSTMKLFGYRLVSDEKTLTNKSFNLLEEKQFY; the protein is encoded by the exons ATGAAGACCAAATATGCCATCGTCTTCATCTGTATCGTGGGGCTGGTCATCATCGAGAAAGAGAGTAACATCCTGTCGAG GGTCTCTGATAAGCTGATCCAGAGGCAGACCCCTCAGCAGACTCCTCAGACTCTGCTAGATTGCAGCAACGCGccacaaaatggctccttgaCGTTGCTCCAGATGCTGCTCTCCAAACTCGCCACCTCCACCGGGAATACTTTGATTCTGTCAGAGGACCAAGAGGAGGGAGACATCAAAGACCTGGGCGGGTCCAACTACAGCGGCGGACGAAAGCACATCCTGCTCCTGGCCACCACGCGGACAGGTTCCTCGTTTGTGGGCGAGTTCTTCAATCAGCACGGGGAGAACATGTTCTACCTGTTTGAGCCTTTGTGGCACGTGGAGCGCATGCTGACCATGGCGACGGAAACCAACAACGGGACGGTGCTGGCGGGAATCTACAGGGACGTACTCCAGGGGCTCTTTCTGTGTGATTTCTCCCCACTGGAGAAGTTCATATCCCCCCCACCTGTGGACCACGTCACCCCGTCTCTTTTCCGTAGGGAGTCCAGCGTATCGCTGTGTGAGGAGCCTGTTTGCACTCCTGCCATCAAAGATGTCTTTGAAAG GTACCACTGCAAGAACCGCCAGTGTGGACCTCTGAACTTGACCCGCGCCTCAGAATCCTGTCTTTCCAAGCAACACCATGCCATCAAGACCGTCCGCGTGCGCCAGCTGGAAACCCTGCAGCCTTTGGTGGAGGATCCCCGCCTGGATGTGAGGGTCATACAGCTGGTGCGTGATCCGCGGGCCGTGCTGGCCTCCCGTATGGTGGCGTTCTCTTCAAAATACCAAACGTGGAAGGCCTGGGCGCAGGACGGCCAGGTGCCTGAGGATGACGAGGAGGTGAAGAGGCTGAAAGGAAACTGCGACAACATCAGGATGTCGGCAGAGGCGGGACTGAGCCGGCCTCGCTGGTTGAGGAACCGCTACATGTTGGTGCGTTACGAGGACATCGCCCGATACCCCATGCAAAAGGCGGAGGAGATGTACAGGTTTACAGGGATACCGTTCAGCCCCCAAGCTAGGGAGTGGATTCTGAAGAACACCCAGACCACGCAAGGGGCGAGCGGGATTTACTCCACGCAGAAGAACTCATCAGAGCAGGCGGAGAAATGGAGATTCAGTATCCCCCTCACGCTGGCCCAGGTGGTGCAGAGGGTGTGCGGGTCTACCATGAAGCTGTTCGGGTACAGACTCGTGAGCGACGAAAAGACGCTGACCAACAAGTCCTTCaatctgctggaggagaagcagttTTATTAA
- the cdhr1a gene encoding cadherin-related family member 1a isoform X1 — MRNVKVLHLPLILLCARVCLAQADFAPYFYDNGPYSHNGNLALFSLSEDTAIGTQIYRLNGTDPEGHEVRYGLSFDPGSKEYFRVEPISGNVTLVEQLDREKQDSIDVLVSITDGRSKVVERVTVFVMDANDEKPEFQNMPAIADVMETTESGSSIYRVQAVDKDTGSGGSVTYYLQNPQSTLFTIDRHSGVVRIKAGEMLDYEKTKAHFVTVIVRDGGGNFNGREQFLSSSSTLTINVIDAQDTPPVFIGTPYFGYVYEISVPGSEIFTVIAKDGDVGNPNPIRYSFDEGDDGVFHINKTSGCITLQRLPINLKREIFNIKVRASEVSPQGRLSDYSVTTVVIRVVDLNNNPPTFYGEKGPQNMFELTMYEHPPEGEILRGLKITVNDSDQGANAKFNLKLIGPGRMLRVVPQTVLNEAQVTILVEDSAAMDYEKHHFLTYKLLAMEIDTPERFSATADIVIHLLDTNDNAPKFSTDYYIARIPENSPGGSNVVSVTAVDPDSGSWGEVKYSIYGSGADLFLIQPASGIIYTQPWASLDAEVRSKYNFYVKAEDAEGKYSLAEVFVTVLDLNDHPPAFNDNFLETTMVIGAPVKIEAVDDDAEVPNNVIEYAIMRAEPDNNIFDINADTGEIILKSYIKSMAIIQNITQQTDCTWSLVVQARDRGQPSFSTTAVVKIDITEATQLSGGPLGSFLMQNRHKPLQILGMLAGVILLMVIITVVISTATYMRNKKFNRILPNRRVRRRPQKQQTWNIKNPFKKEENPADRFRVEETQEQQPENINYNNNVSNVVRHWPPPPPPCAPSAPPPPPAYFPEGREWTVPTVSATVAIKPKKRPAMNMQDTVNRAMVSELKMRLEQKQLLKHH; from the exons ATGAGGAATGTAAAGGTCCTGCATTTGCCGCTGATTCTTCTGTGTGCGCGTGTCTGCCTCG CACAAGCCGACTTTGCTCCCTATTTCTATGACAACGGCCCCTACAGCCACAACGGGAACCTGGCACTGTTTAGCCTCTCAGAGGACACAGCCATCG GTACACAGATTTATCGTCTCAACGGGACAGACCCAGAGGGCCATGAGGTCAGATACGGTCTTTCCTTTGACCCTGGCTCCAAAGAATACTTTCGGGTTGAGCCCATATCTGGAAATGTCACCCTGGTAGaacagctggacagagag AAACAAGACTCTATTGATGTTCTTGTCAGCATCACAGATGGACGCAGCAAG GTTGTAGAACGAGTGACGGTGTTTGTAATGGACGCCAATGATGAGAAGCCAGAATTCCAAAACATGCCAGCGATCGCTGATGTGATGGAG ACGACTGAGAGTGGAAGCAGCATCTACAGAGTCCAGGCAGTGGACAAGGACACGGGATCAGGCGGTTCAGTCACCTACTACCTTCAG AACCCACAGTCCACTTTGTTTACCATCGACAGACACAGCGGCGTCGTCCGCATAAAGGCCGGAGAAATGCTGGACTATGAGAAAACCAAGGCGCACTTTGTCACCGTCATCGTCAGG GATGGTGGTGGTAATTTTAACGGCAGAGAGCAGTTCCTATCGTCCTCATCCACCCTGACCATCAACGTCATCGATGCACAGGACACCCCGCCCGTTTTTATTGGGACGCCGTATTTTGGATACGTGTATGAAATCTCAGTGCCG GGATCTGAAATATTCACTGTCATCGCCAAAGATGGGGATGTTGGAAACCCAAATCCAATCCGTTATTCCTTCGATGAGG gCGACGATGGTGTTTTTCACATCAACAAGACAAGTGGTTGTATCACCCTCCAGAGACTTCCCATCAACCTGAAACGGGaaatattcaacattaaagTCAGG GCATCAGAAGTGAGTCCACAAGGCAGACTCTCGGACTACAGCGTTACTACCGTGGTGATCCGCGTGGTGGACCTGAACAACAACCCGCCTACATTCTACGGGGAGAAAGGCCCGCAGAACATGTTTGAGCTGACCATGTACGAGCATCCACCGGAGGGCGAGATCCTGCGTGGGCTGAAAATCACGGTCAACGACTCGGATCAG GGGGCGAACGCCAAGTTCAACCTAAAGCTGATCGGACCGGGAAGGATGCTGCGGGTCGTTCCTCAGACCGTCCTCAATGAGGCTCAAGTGACAATCTTAGTGGAAGACTCTGCTGCCATGGACTATGAGAAACATCATTTTCTCACATACAAG CTGCTCGCAATGGAAATTGATACCCCCGAGAGATTCAGTGCTACCGCAGACATCGTCATTCATCTCCTGGACACCAATGACAACGCTCCCAAATTCTCCACAGATTACTATATCGCCAGAATTCCAGAAAACTCACCCGGCGGCTCCAACGTGGTGTCAGTCACG GCAGTAGACCCAGACTCAGGATCCTGGGGTGAAGTGAAGTACTCCATTTATGGATCAGGGGCTGACTT gtttctgATCCAGCCCGCATCCGGGATCATCTACACCCAGCCGTGGGCGAGCCTGGACGCAGAAGTGAGGTCCAAGTATAACTTTTATGTGAAGGCAGAGGATGCAGAGGGGAAGTACAGCCTGGCTGAGGTATTTGTGACGGTTCTGGACCTAAACGACCATCCGCCTGCCTTCAATGACAACTTCCTGGAGACGACTATGGTGATCGGAGCGCCAGTGAAAATCGAG GCTGTAGACGACGATGCCGAAGTACCCAACAACGTTATCGAGTACGCCATCATGAGAGCTGAGCCGGACAACAACATCTTCGACATCAACGCCGACACGGGCGAGATCATACTCAAGTCCTACATCAAGTCCATGGCTATCATTCAGAACATCACCCAACAGACAGACTGCACCTGGTCCCTGGTGGTGCAGGCCCGGGACCGGGGCCAACCGTCCTTCAGCACCACAGCGGTGGTCAAGATTGACATCACTGAGGCT ACCCAACTCAGTGGGGGGCCTTTGGGATCATTTTTGATGCAGAATAGACACAAGCCTTTGCAAATCCTAGGCATGCTTGCTGGTGTCATTCTTCTCATGGTCATTATCACAGTCGTCATCTCCACTGCCACATACATGCGCAACAAAAAGTTTAACCGGATTCTGCCTAACCGCCGCGTGAGGAGGAGGCCACAGAAACAGCAGACCTGGAACATCAAAAACCCCTTCAAGAAAGAGGAGAATCCAGCTGATAGGTTCCGAGTAGAGGAGacccaggagcagcagccagagaaCATCAACTACAACAACAACGTCAGCAACGTGGTCAGGCACTGGCCTCCGCCACCGCCGCCCTGCGCCCCGTcggcccctcctccaccccccgcTTACTTCCCAGAGGGCAGGGAATGGACAGTCCCCACCGTCTCAGCAACGGTGGCGATCAAACCGAAAAAAAGGCCGGCGATGAACATGCAGGACACTGTGAACAGAGCCATGGTTTCAGAGCTGAAGATGAGGCTGGAGCAGAAGCAGTTGCTCAAACATCACTAA
- the cdhr1a gene encoding cadherin-related family member 1a isoform X2: MRNVKVLHLPLILLCARVCLAQADFAPYFYDNGPYSHNGNLALFSLSEDTAIGTQIYRLNGTDPEGHEVRYGLSFDPGSKEYFRVEPISGNVTLVEQLDREKQDSIDVLVSITDGRSKVVERVTVFVMDANDEKPEFQNMPAIADVMETTESGSSIYRVQAVDKDTGSGGSVTYYLQNPQSTLFTIDRHSGVVRIKAGEMLDYEKTKAHFVTVIVRDGGGNFNGREQFLSSSSTLTINVIDAQDTPPVFIGTPYFGYVYEISVPGSEIFTVIAKDGDVGNPNPIRYSFDEGDDGVFHINKTSGCITLQRLPINLKREIFNIKVRASEVSPQGRLSDYSVTTVVIRVVDLNNNPPTFYGEKGPQNMFELTMYEHPPEGEILRGLKITVNDSDQGANAKFNLKLIGPGRMLRVVPQTVLNEAQVTILVEDSAAMDYEKHHFLTYKLLAMEIDTPERFSATADIVIHLLDTNDNAPKFSTDYYIARIPENSPGGSNVVSVTAVDPDSGSWGEVKYSIYGSGADLFLIQPASGIIYTQPWASLDAEVRSKYNFYVKAEDAEGKYSLAEVFVTVLDLNDHPPAFNDNFLETTMVIGAPVKIEAVDDDAEVPNNVIEYAIMRAEPDNNIFDINADTGEIILKSYIKSMAIIQNITQQTDCTWSLVVQARDRGQPSFSTTAVVKIDITEAIKSRFFSYFLGLRKRPRAVLGICLTVVTFAISVTVFVSTMIYWNSVKKSRVKPQGKIRKIVRRPVP; encoded by the exons ATGAGGAATGTAAAGGTCCTGCATTTGCCGCTGATTCTTCTGTGTGCGCGTGTCTGCCTCG CACAAGCCGACTTTGCTCCCTATTTCTATGACAACGGCCCCTACAGCCACAACGGGAACCTGGCACTGTTTAGCCTCTCAGAGGACACAGCCATCG GTACACAGATTTATCGTCTCAACGGGACAGACCCAGAGGGCCATGAGGTCAGATACGGTCTTTCCTTTGACCCTGGCTCCAAAGAATACTTTCGGGTTGAGCCCATATCTGGAAATGTCACCCTGGTAGaacagctggacagagag AAACAAGACTCTATTGATGTTCTTGTCAGCATCACAGATGGACGCAGCAAG GTTGTAGAACGAGTGACGGTGTTTGTAATGGACGCCAATGATGAGAAGCCAGAATTCCAAAACATGCCAGCGATCGCTGATGTGATGGAG ACGACTGAGAGTGGAAGCAGCATCTACAGAGTCCAGGCAGTGGACAAGGACACGGGATCAGGCGGTTCAGTCACCTACTACCTTCAG AACCCACAGTCCACTTTGTTTACCATCGACAGACACAGCGGCGTCGTCCGCATAAAGGCCGGAGAAATGCTGGACTATGAGAAAACCAAGGCGCACTTTGTCACCGTCATCGTCAGG GATGGTGGTGGTAATTTTAACGGCAGAGAGCAGTTCCTATCGTCCTCATCCACCCTGACCATCAACGTCATCGATGCACAGGACACCCCGCCCGTTTTTATTGGGACGCCGTATTTTGGATACGTGTATGAAATCTCAGTGCCG GGATCTGAAATATTCACTGTCATCGCCAAAGATGGGGATGTTGGAAACCCAAATCCAATCCGTTATTCCTTCGATGAGG gCGACGATGGTGTTTTTCACATCAACAAGACAAGTGGTTGTATCACCCTCCAGAGACTTCCCATCAACCTGAAACGGGaaatattcaacattaaagTCAGG GCATCAGAAGTGAGTCCACAAGGCAGACTCTCGGACTACAGCGTTACTACCGTGGTGATCCGCGTGGTGGACCTGAACAACAACCCGCCTACATTCTACGGGGAGAAAGGCCCGCAGAACATGTTTGAGCTGACCATGTACGAGCATCCACCGGAGGGCGAGATCCTGCGTGGGCTGAAAATCACGGTCAACGACTCGGATCAG GGGGCGAACGCCAAGTTCAACCTAAAGCTGATCGGACCGGGAAGGATGCTGCGGGTCGTTCCTCAGACCGTCCTCAATGAGGCTCAAGTGACAATCTTAGTGGAAGACTCTGCTGCCATGGACTATGAGAAACATCATTTTCTCACATACAAG CTGCTCGCAATGGAAATTGATACCCCCGAGAGATTCAGTGCTACCGCAGACATCGTCATTCATCTCCTGGACACCAATGACAACGCTCCCAAATTCTCCACAGATTACTATATCGCCAGAATTCCAGAAAACTCACCCGGCGGCTCCAACGTGGTGTCAGTCACG GCAGTAGACCCAGACTCAGGATCCTGGGGTGAAGTGAAGTACTCCATTTATGGATCAGGGGCTGACTT gtttctgATCCAGCCCGCATCCGGGATCATCTACACCCAGCCGTGGGCGAGCCTGGACGCAGAAGTGAGGTCCAAGTATAACTTTTATGTGAAGGCAGAGGATGCAGAGGGGAAGTACAGCCTGGCTGAGGTATTTGTGACGGTTCTGGACCTAAACGACCATCCGCCTGCCTTCAATGACAACTTCCTGGAGACGACTATGGTGATCGGAGCGCCAGTGAAAATCGAG GCTGTAGACGACGATGCCGAAGTACCCAACAACGTTATCGAGTACGCCATCATGAGAGCTGAGCCGGACAACAACATCTTCGACATCAACGCCGACACGGGCGAGATCATACTCAAGTCCTACATCAAGTCCATGGCTATCATTCAGAACATCACCCAACAGACAGACTGCACCTGGTCCCTGGTGGTGCAGGCCCGGGACCGGGGCCAACCGTCCTTCAGCACCACAGCGGTGGTCAAGATTGACATCACTGAGGCT ATCAAATCCCGATTTTTCTCATACTTCTTGGGCCTAAGGAAGCGTCCCAGGGCTGTGCTCGGAATTTGTTTGACCGTTGTCACCTTCGCCATTTCAGTGACGGTCTTCGTCTCAACTATGATTTACTGGAACTCTGTGAAAAAGTCCCGCGTAAAACCTCAGGGCAAGATCAGAAAGATTGTACGGAGGCCTGTGCCATAA
- the lrit2 gene encoding leucine-rich repeat, immunoglobulin-like domain and transmembrane domain-containing protein 2 isoform X1, protein MNETSYFFHSNSLLNHRSLTCMEENAFGAIPQNLPHDLTKIRIEKSRFTEIPRGAFSEIPFLENLWLNFNDITLINSRGLEGLANLTELRLQGNKLRSVPWTAFEDAPALKILDLKHNQLDVLPEHALKFLPGLTYLDLSFNRLTVVSKEVFLNWPLYQRLQRQEERDVSQLGPNIVLALHDNAWLCDCRLRGFVEFVRTLTPPIILMNSYLTCSGPDFRMGKFFHEVELQSCMKPDVTALTANISLPLGVNATLRCVAKARPNPTVWWTYGLKIIRGFHEYQERVDEDTIRSLLFIPSIHPADRGVYTCTALNFIGNSSASIHLEVHSPGGSQSSRLPGIAALPSSAGDENVYIDIRIAKQMIRGIAIEWYATLDHPAETWFTVHFGYANADKRELIYIGPGINSYSVSDLMPATKYEICVTLKNKPPRPEQCIIFVTGSDVTEMEQREKLIHIVVIVLAMVLAVPIGMYACTTDIKFACLEGIMQVWKNRRRENASPAMEQERQGTFDSLQAASDEGLVAKESSEDRKVRRRSEDKLHKGRADQSRLTAELY, encoded by the exons ATGAATGAAACTAGCTATTTCTTTCATTCAAACTCTTTACTCAATCATAGGTCGCTCACGTGTATGGAAGAAAATGCCTTTGGAGCCATACCGCAAAACCTTCCACACGATTTGACTAAAATACGCATTGAAAAGTCGCGCTTTACCGAAATCCCCAGAGGCGCATTCTCAGAAATTCCCTTCTTGGAAAACTTGTGGCTAAATTTCAACGACATCACGCTGATAAACTCAAGGGGTCTGGAAGGTCTGGCAAATTTAACCGAGCTCCGTCTGCAGGGGAACAAGCTGCGTTCAGTACCATGGACAGCGTTCGAGGACGCCCCGGCCCTCAAGATTCTGGACCTGAAGCACAATCAGCTGGATGTCCTGCCGGAACATGCGTTAAAGTTTCTGCCAGGTCTGACCTATTTGGATCTATCTTTCAATCGGCTCACGGTTGTATCGAAAGAGGTCTTCCTAAACTGGCCCCTCTACCAAAGActgcagaggcaggaggagagagatgtgAGCCAACTTGGGCCGAACATCGTCTTGGCGCTGCACGACAACGCCTGGCTCTGCGACTGCCGCCTGAGGGGCTTCGTGGAGTTCGTCAGGACCTTAACTCCCCCGATCATACTGATGAACTCCTACTTGACCTGCTCAGGGCCGGACTTTAGGATGGGCAAGTTCTTCCACGAGGTAGAGCTGCAGTCGTGCATGAAGCCCGATGTCACCGCTCTGACGGCCAACATCAGCCTGCCGCTGGGCGTGAACGCTACGCTGCGCTGCGTCGCCAAGGCCAGGCCCAATCCCACAGTGTGGTGGACATATGGTCTGAAGATAATCAGAGGATTTCACG AATATCAAGAGAGAGTGGACGAGGACACCATCAGATCTCTTCTGTTCATCCCGTCCATCCACCCAGCAGATCGTGGCGTCTACACCTGCACTGCTCTTAACTTCATTGGGAACTCCTCTGCCAGCATCCACCTGGAAGTACACTCTCCCGGGGGCTCCCAGTCATCACGCCTCCCTGGTATTGCCGCTCTCCCCTCTTCTGCTGGTGACGAGAACGTCTACATCGACATCCGCATTGCCAAGCAGATGATTCGAGGCATCGCCATTGAATGGTACGCAACCTTGGACCACCCAGCTGAGACTTGGTTCACTGTCCACTTTGGCTACGCTAATGCCGATAAGAGAGAACTGATCTACATCGGCCCTGGGATCAACTCCTACTCCGTCTCCGATCTGATGCCTGCTACCAAATATGAAATCTGTGTAACTCTTAAAAACAAGCCACCGCGTCCGGAGCAGTGCATTATATttgtaacaggaagtgacgtaactgagatggagcagagggagaagctCATTCATATCGTGGTGATAGTCTTGGCCATGGTGTTGGCTGTGCCGATTGGTATGTACGCCTGTACCACCGATATCAAGTTTGCGTGCCTCGAGGGCATCATGCAGGTCTGGAAAAACCGACGGAGGGAAAACGCCTCACCGGCGATGGAGCAGGAGAGACAAGGCACCTTCGACAGCCTGCAGGCTGCCAGCGATGAAGGTCTCGTTGCTAAAGAGTCCAGTGAGgacaggaaggtgaggaggaggtcgGAGGACAAACTGCACAAAGGCAGAGCTGACCAGAGCAGACTCACGGCTGAACTGTACTGA
- the lrit2 gene encoding leucine-rich repeat, immunoglobulin-like domain and transmembrane domain-containing protein 2 isoform X2, with translation MEENAFGAIPQNLPHDLTKIRIEKSRFTEIPRGAFSEIPFLENLWLNFNDITLINSRGLEGLANLTELRLQGNKLRSVPWTAFEDAPALKILDLKHNQLDVLPEHALKFLPGLTYLDLSFNRLTVVSKEVFLNWPLYQRLQRQEERDVSQLGPNIVLALHDNAWLCDCRLRGFVEFVRTLTPPIILMNSYLTCSGPDFRMGKFFHEVELQSCMKPDVTALTANISLPLGVNATLRCVAKARPNPTVWWTYGLKIIRGFHEYQERVDEDTIRSLLFIPSIHPADRGVYTCTALNFIGNSSASIHLEVHSPGGSQSSRLPGIAALPSSAGDENVYIDIRIAKQMIRGIAIEWYATLDHPAETWFTVHFGYANADKRELIYIGPGINSYSVSDLMPATKYEICVTLKNKPPRPEQCIIFVTGSDVTEMEQREKLIHIVVIVLAMVLAVPIGMYACTTDIKFACLEGIMQVWKNRRRENASPAMEQERQGTFDSLQAASDEGLVAKESSEDRKVRRRSEDKLHKGRADQSRLTAELY, from the exons ATGGAAGAAAATGCCTTTGGAGCCATACCGCAAAACCTTCCACACGATTTGACTAAAATACGCATTGAAAAGTCGCGCTTTACCGAAATCCCCAGAGGCGCATTCTCAGAAATTCCCTTCTTGGAAAACTTGTGGCTAAATTTCAACGACATCACGCTGATAAACTCAAGGGGTCTGGAAGGTCTGGCAAATTTAACCGAGCTCCGTCTGCAGGGGAACAAGCTGCGTTCAGTACCATGGACAGCGTTCGAGGACGCCCCGGCCCTCAAGATTCTGGACCTGAAGCACAATCAGCTGGATGTCCTGCCGGAACATGCGTTAAAGTTTCTGCCAGGTCTGACCTATTTGGATCTATCTTTCAATCGGCTCACGGTTGTATCGAAAGAGGTCTTCCTAAACTGGCCCCTCTACCAAAGActgcagaggcaggaggagagagatgtgAGCCAACTTGGGCCGAACATCGTCTTGGCGCTGCACGACAACGCCTGGCTCTGCGACTGCCGCCTGAGGGGCTTCGTGGAGTTCGTCAGGACCTTAACTCCCCCGATCATACTGATGAACTCCTACTTGACCTGCTCAGGGCCGGACTTTAGGATGGGCAAGTTCTTCCACGAGGTAGAGCTGCAGTCGTGCATGAAGCCCGATGTCACCGCTCTGACGGCCAACATCAGCCTGCCGCTGGGCGTGAACGCTACGCTGCGCTGCGTCGCCAAGGCCAGGCCCAATCCCACAGTGTGGTGGACATATGGTCTGAAGATAATCAGAGGATTTCACG AATATCAAGAGAGAGTGGACGAGGACACCATCAGATCTCTTCTGTTCATCCCGTCCATCCACCCAGCAGATCGTGGCGTCTACACCTGCACTGCTCTTAACTTCATTGGGAACTCCTCTGCCAGCATCCACCTGGAAGTACACTCTCCCGGGGGCTCCCAGTCATCACGCCTCCCTGGTATTGCCGCTCTCCCCTCTTCTGCTGGTGACGAGAACGTCTACATCGACATCCGCATTGCCAAGCAGATGATTCGAGGCATCGCCATTGAATGGTACGCAACCTTGGACCACCCAGCTGAGACTTGGTTCACTGTCCACTTTGGCTACGCTAATGCCGATAAGAGAGAACTGATCTACATCGGCCCTGGGATCAACTCCTACTCCGTCTCCGATCTGATGCCTGCTACCAAATATGAAATCTGTGTAACTCTTAAAAACAAGCCACCGCGTCCGGAGCAGTGCATTATATttgtaacaggaagtgacgtaactgagatggagcagagggagaagctCATTCATATCGTGGTGATAGTCTTGGCCATGGTGTTGGCTGTGCCGATTGGTATGTACGCCTGTACCACCGATATCAAGTTTGCGTGCCTCGAGGGCATCATGCAGGTCTGGAAAAACCGACGGAGGGAAAACGCCTCACCGGCGATGGAGCAGGAGAGACAAGGCACCTTCGACAGCCTGCAGGCTGCCAGCGATGAAGGTCTCGTTGCTAAAGAGTCCAGTGAGgacaggaaggtgaggaggaggtcgGAGGACAAACTGCACAAAGGCAGAGCTGACCAGAGCAGACTCACGGCTGAACTGTACTGA